One region of Caldimonas thermodepolymerans genomic DNA includes:
- a CDS encoding Ppx/GppA phosphatase family protein produces MTSRKSDPAAQAAGPLAAVDLGSNSFRLEIGQLQDGHYRRIDYLKETVRLGAGLDDRSRLTERAMRQGLACLARFAERLRGFAPHRVRVVATQTLREAVNREEFLERAEAVLGQPIEVISGREEGRLIYTGVTALLPHAPGRCLVIDIGGRSTEMILDDGPAPLVVESFRTGSVSLSLRYFGDGRLTPAAFRAAQIAAGAELEEGLPTFAAGRWQRALGSSGTVAAVAQVLAATGLTDGTITPAALRWCIEQCLQARRVDALHLPGLKEERRALIGGGLSVLYTVLMQFGIESLHPVRGALRHGVLVELHQRLLAAQDSRAVHDVRDASVRQLQRRFHVDLAQAERVQQVARALYQRVEPDAPPETRRELQWAAALHEVGMSVSHHQYHRHGAYLVGHADAPGFSQSQQRRLATLLLGQRGGLGKLRDMLHDERAAWQVLCLRLAVLLCHGRTMPPRFDALRVQRQGREVRLHWPPGWADAHPRTLYLLQEEQAAWQRSGRLRLVLPRAN; encoded by the coding sequence ATGACTTCGCGGAAATCCGACCCGGCGGCGCAGGCCGCCGGCCCCCTGGCCGCCGTGGACCTGGGTTCCAACAGCTTCCGGCTCGAGATCGGGCAGCTGCAGGACGGGCACTACCGGCGCATCGACTACCTGAAGGAAACCGTGCGCCTGGGCGCCGGGCTGGACGACCGCAGCCGACTGACCGAACGCGCGATGCGCCAGGGCCTGGCCTGCCTGGCCCGCTTCGCCGAGCGCCTGCGCGGCTTTGCCCCGCACCGGGTGCGTGTCGTCGCGACGCAGACGCTGCGCGAGGCGGTCAACCGGGAGGAATTCCTCGAACGCGCCGAGGCGGTGCTCGGCCAGCCGATCGAGGTGATCTCCGGGCGCGAGGAGGGCCGCCTGATCTACACCGGGGTGACCGCGCTGCTGCCCCACGCCCCCGGCCGCTGCCTGGTGATCGACATCGGCGGGCGCTCCACCGAGATGATCCTGGACGACGGCCCTGCGCCGCTGGTGGTCGAGTCGTTCCGCACCGGCAGCGTGAGCCTGTCGCTGCGCTATTTCGGCGACGGCCGCTTGACCCCCGCGGCGTTCCGGGCCGCCCAGATTGCCGCCGGCGCCGAGCTGGAGGAAGGCCTGCCGACCTTCGCGGCCGGCCGGTGGCAGCGGGCCTTGGGTTCGTCCGGCACGGTCGCGGCGGTCGCGCAGGTGCTGGCCGCCACCGGCCTCACCGACGGCACGATCACGCCCGCGGCGCTGCGCTGGTGCATCGAACAATGCCTGCAGGCCCGGCGCGTCGACGCGCTGCACCTGCCGGGGCTGAAGGAGGAGCGCCGGGCGCTGATCGGCGGCGGGCTGTCGGTGCTGTACACCGTGCTGATGCAGTTCGGCATCGAGTCCCTGCACCCGGTGCGCGGCGCGCTGCGCCACGGCGTGCTCGTCGAGCTGCACCAGCGGCTGCTGGCCGCGCAGGACTCCCGGGCCGTGCACGACGTGCGCGACGCGTCGGTGCGCCAGCTACAGCGGCGCTTCCACGTCGACCTGGCCCAGGCCGAGCGGGTGCAACAGGTGGCACGCGCGCTGTACCAGCGCGTGGAGCCGGATGCCCCGCCCGAGACCCGGCGCGAACTGCAGTGGGCAGCCGCATTGCACGAAGTGGGCATGTCGGTCTCGCACCACCAGTACCACCGCCACGGCGCCTACCTGGTCGGCCACGCCGACGCGCCGGGCTTCTCGCAATCGCAGCAGCGCCGGCTGGCCACCCTGCTGCTCGGCCAGCGCGGCGGGCTGGGCAAGCTGCGCGACATGCTGCACGACGAGCGTGCGGCCTGGCAGGTGCTGTGCCTGCGCCTGGCGGTGCTGCTGTGCCACGGCCGCACGATGCCGCCCCGGTTCGACGCCCTGCGCGTGCAGCGCCAGGGCCGGGAGGTGCGGCTGCACTGGCCGCCCGGCTGGGCCGATGCGCACCCGCGCACGCTGTACCTGTTGCAGGAGGAACAGGCGGCCTGGCAACGCAGCGGGCGGCTGCGGTTGGTGCTGCCGCGCGCGAATTGA
- a CDS encoding LytR/AlgR family response regulator transcription factor yields the protein MLRVLIVDDEELARLRLRSLLAECQAPAAEVAGEAAGAVQALSWLAGNRCDVVLLDVQMPGADGTQLAAQLRTMEQAPAVVFVTAHAEHAVTAFELEAVDYLTKPVRRERLQAALARAAERLKLRGAATAGEEPVLVVNDRGRVTRVPVSEVLYLKAELKYVTLRTLHRTYVLDDSLSDLEERLGRRFLRIHRNALVARRAVRALERRLVAGDDEDAGKEGWAVRVDGIDEWLAVSRRQVAAVREALTSEGL from the coding sequence ATGCTGAGGGTCTTGATCGTCGACGATGAGGAACTCGCGCGCCTGCGCCTGCGCAGCCTGCTGGCCGAGTGCCAGGCGCCGGCGGCCGAGGTCGCAGGGGAGGCGGCCGGCGCGGTGCAGGCACTGAGCTGGCTGGCGGGCAACCGCTGCGACGTGGTGCTGCTCGACGTGCAGATGCCGGGTGCCGACGGCACCCAGCTCGCCGCGCAGCTGCGCACCATGGAGCAGGCGCCGGCGGTGGTGTTCGTGACCGCCCATGCGGAGCACGCCGTCACCGCGTTCGAGCTCGAGGCGGTCGACTACCTGACCAAGCCGGTGCGGCGCGAACGCCTGCAGGCCGCGCTGGCGCGCGCGGCCGAGCGCCTGAAGCTGCGCGGTGCGGCCACGGCAGGCGAGGAACCGGTGCTGGTGGTCAACGACCGGGGCCGGGTCACCCGCGTGCCGGTGTCCGAGGTGCTGTACCTGAAGGCCGAGCTGAAGTACGTGACCCTGCGCACCCTGCACCGCACCTACGTGCTGGACGATTCGCTCTCGGACCTGGAGGAGCGGCTGGGCCGGCGCTTCCTGCGCATCCACCGCAACGCCCTGGTGGCGCGGCGCGCGGTGCGGGCCCTGGAGCGGCGCCTGGTGGCCGGTGACGACGAGGACGCCGGCAAGGAAGGCTGGGCGGTGCGCGTCGACGGCATCGACGAGTGGCTGGCGGTGTCGCGCCGGCAGGTGGCGGCGGTGCGCGAGGCGCTGACCAGCGAAGGGCTCTGA
- a CDS encoding hemerythrin domain-containing protein, with the protein MPALVWSDALKLDNPRMDATHLEFVELLNLVKAATGDEVLSRYRRLIEHTEEHFGQEDRWMRLTGFAPENCHQGQHRHVLQVLYEIERQLLEHQPVNLPRFADELGAWFSQHAQTMDAALAWHLEQVGFDTETETLREAAAASLPAEPITGCGSRSCG; encoded by the coding sequence ATGCCCGCCCTCGTCTGGTCCGATGCGCTCAAGCTCGACAACCCGCGCATGGACGCCACCCACCTCGAGTTCGTCGAACTGCTCAACCTGGTGAAGGCCGCGACCGGCGACGAGGTGCTGTCGCGCTACCGTCGCCTGATCGAGCACACCGAGGAGCATTTCGGCCAGGAAGACCGCTGGATGCGCCTGACCGGCTTTGCGCCCGAGAACTGCCACCAGGGCCAGCACCGCCACGTGCTGCAGGTGCTGTACGAGATCGAGCGTCAGCTGCTGGAGCACCAGCCGGTCAACCTGCCGCGCTTTGCCGACGAACTGGGCGCCTGGTTCTCGCAGCATGCGCAGACCATGGACGCCGCGCTGGCCTGGCACCTCGAGCAGGTCGGCTTCGACACCGAGACCGAAACCCTGCGCGAGGCCGCGGCCGCCTCGTTGCCGGCCGAACCCATCACCGGTTGCGGCAGCCGCAGCTGCGGCTAG
- a CDS encoding copper resistance protein NlpE N-terminal domain-containing protein: protein MAMWKARYWGLVLAAGLLAGCAHGPRQPASPAAPSPHRVVAARYVGILPCADCRGIRTDLQLYADPGGAPAGYDLLQTYLGRPEGDRSFTQSGTWRSARGARQDPQALVIQLDPEQPGRTRAFRQASPRVLRALDVNLLDLPPHLPRSLLRVPDNLPPAAIVLTQGDAGGTVEVPAGQPVVLMLASQPGTGYGWAAVDGSTPQLFEVAQPLHLPDVQGSGFDVFRYEAREPGALSLRFAYRALGNPQAQPVQTVNFQFVVR, encoded by the coding sequence ATGGCCATGTGGAAAGCGCGGTACTGGGGACTGGTGCTGGCAGCCGGGCTGCTCGCCGGATGCGCCCACGGGCCCCGGCAGCCGGCGTCGCCGGCCGCGCCGAGCCCGCATCGCGTGGTGGCGGCCCGCTACGTCGGCATCCTGCCCTGCGCCGACTGCCGCGGCATCCGCACCGACCTGCAGCTGTACGCCGACCCGGGCGGGGCGCCCGCCGGCTACGACCTGCTGCAGACCTACCTCGGCCGCCCGGAAGGCGACCGCAGCTTCACCCAGTCCGGCACCTGGCGCTCCGCGCGGGGCGCCCGGCAGGACCCGCAGGCCCTGGTGATCCAGCTCGACCCGGAACAGCCCGGGCGCACGCGCGCCTTCCGTCAGGCCAGCCCGCGGGTGCTGCGCGCGCTGGACGTCAACCTGCTCGACCTGCCGCCGCACCTGCCGCGCAGCCTGCTGCGCGTGCCGGACAACCTGCCGCCGGCGGCCATCGTGCTGACCCAGGGCGATGCCGGCGGCACGGTGGAGGTGCCCGCCGGACAACCGGTCGTGCTGATGCTGGCCAGCCAGCCGGGGACGGGCTACGGCTGGGCGGCGGTCGACGGCAGCACGCCCCAGCTGTTCGAGGTGGCCCAGCCGCTCCACCTGCCTGACGTGCAGGGCAGCGGCTTCGACGTGTTCCGCTACGAGGCGCGCGAGCCGGGCGCACTGTCGCTGCGCTTCGCGTACCGCGCGCTCGGCAATCCCCAGGCGCAGCCGGTGCAGACGGTGAACTTCCAGTTCGTCGTGCGCTGA
- a CDS encoding DUF5666 domain-containing protein, whose product MQKSFFGWPSGGLRHAALAMVSAFALAACGGGGGGGGGSGAGGGPAGVFASGRIEGFASVIVNDIHFDHANATIRDEEGNSVGPGHLRLGMVVEVEGGPVSEVSDDDRSTATELRFSSLIRGPVTAVGADSLTVLGQTVALDARTVFEGFADGRNSVRAGDLVVVYGYLGAGSGHHAATRVEFEDNLNAYRLRGRVSGLDATAQTFRIGNATISYAGVPAGSRPALADGALVRVVLQTAQQGGNWVATALASAARTVDDMATAEIEGYVSDFQSLADFRVDGIPVDASGAQVEFDDGNSGNLADGVRVEVEGAIRNGVLVARKVDFEDRDDDDDDDFEVRGTIQSLDTTAQAFVVQGVTVEYAAAQFSGGTQADLANGARVEVEGRLSANGAALRAQSVEFRN is encoded by the coding sequence ATGCAGAAGTCATTCTTTGGTTGGCCCTCCGGTGGCCTGCGCCATGCCGCGCTGGCCATGGTGTCCGCCTTTGCCCTGGCGGCCTGTGGAGGCGGCGGGGGCGGTGGTGGCGGCAGCGGCGCAGGAGGCGGTCCGGCGGGAGTGTTCGCGTCCGGTCGCATCGAAGGCTTTGCCTCCGTCATCGTCAACGACATCCATTTCGACCATGCCAACGCGACGATCCGCGACGAGGAGGGCAACTCGGTCGGCCCGGGCCACCTGCGGCTGGGCATGGTGGTCGAGGTCGAGGGCGGGCCGGTCTCCGAGGTGTCCGACGACGACCGCAGCACGGCCACCGAGCTGCGGTTCAGCAGCCTGATCCGGGGGCCGGTCACCGCGGTCGGCGCGGACTCGCTGACCGTGCTGGGGCAGACCGTGGCGCTGGATGCCCGGACCGTGTTCGAAGGTTTTGCCGACGGGCGCAACAGCGTGCGAGCCGGTGACCTGGTCGTCGTCTACGGGTACCTGGGCGCCGGCTCGGGCCACCATGCCGCGACCCGGGTCGAGTTCGAAGACAACCTCAACGCCTACCGCCTGCGCGGCCGGGTGTCCGGCCTCGACGCCACGGCCCAGACCTTCCGCATCGGGAACGCCACGATCTCGTACGCCGGCGTGCCTGCCGGCAGCCGGCCGGCGCTGGCCGACGGTGCGCTGGTGCGCGTGGTCCTGCAGACCGCGCAGCAGGGCGGCAACTGGGTCGCCACGGCGCTGGCCAGCGCCGCCCGCACGGTCGACGACATGGCCACGGCCGAAATCGAAGGCTACGTTTCCGACTTCCAGTCGCTTGCGGACTTCCGTGTGGACGGCATCCCGGTCGATGCCTCGGGGGCACAGGTGGAGTTCGACGACGGCAACAGCGGCAACCTTGCCGACGGGGTACGGGTGGAGGTCGAGGGCGCGATCCGCAACGGCGTGCTGGTCGCGCGCAAGGTGGACTTCGAGGACCGGGACGACGATGACGACGACGATTTCGAGGTGCGCGGGACGATCCAGTCGCTGGACACGACCGCCCAGGCCTTCGTCGTGCAGGGCGTCACCGTCGAGTACGCGGCGGCACAGTTCTCCGGCGGCACGCAGGCCGACCTGGCCAACGGCGCGCGTGTCGAGGTGGAAGGTCGCCTGAGTGCCAACGGGGCGGCGTTGCGCGCGCAGAGCGTGGAGTTCCGCAACTGA
- a CDS encoding cation transporter translates to MSAHCHDHACAPAGTHANDPRWRRALWVALVVNAGMFLVEIVGGLSAESASLLADAVDFGADAANYGLSLAVLGLAAVWSSRVAWLKGWAMVVYGAGVLLHAGWLAWQGSQPDAPTMGGIGLAALVANLAVAAMLYRFRKGDANAESVWVCSRNDALANVAIMLAALGVFGTGTAWPDLVVATVIAALGVSGGLRVLRSARHELREHAHA, encoded by the coding sequence ATGTCTGCACATTGCCATGACCATGCCTGTGCCCCGGCGGGCACGCACGCGAACGACCCGCGCTGGCGGCGCGCGCTGTGGGTGGCGCTCGTCGTCAACGCCGGGATGTTCCTCGTCGAGATCGTCGGCGGGCTGTCGGCCGAGTCGGCCTCGTTGCTGGCCGATGCGGTGGACTTCGGCGCCGATGCGGCCAACTACGGGCTGTCGCTCGCGGTGCTGGGCCTCGCGGCGGTGTGGAGCTCGCGCGTGGCCTGGCTGAAGGGCTGGGCGATGGTGGTCTATGGCGCGGGCGTGTTGCTGCACGCCGGCTGGCTGGCCTGGCAGGGGTCGCAGCCGGATGCGCCGACCATGGGCGGCATCGGCCTGGCCGCGCTGGTGGCCAACCTCGCGGTCGCCGCGATGCTCTACCGCTTCCGCAAGGGCGACGCGAATGCCGAATCGGTGTGGGTGTGCTCGCGCAACGACGCCCTGGCCAACGTCGCGATCATGCTGGCGGCGCTGGGCGTCTTCGGCACCGGCACGGCCTGGCCCGACCTGGTCGTCGCGACGGTGATCGCGGCGCTGGGCGTCAGCGGTGGCCTGCGGGTGCTGCGCAGCGCACGGCACGAGCTGCGCGAGCACGCCCACGCCTGA
- the cadR gene encoding Cd(II)/Pb(II)-responsive transcriptional regulator, producing MKIGDLAAASDTPVETIRYYERAGLLPAPPRTASNYRHYDESHAARLRFIRHCRALDLSLDEIRTLLELRDHPQASCAEANAVIDEHLGHVAQRIRELKLLQAQLRELRSACNGDGPGRDCGILGRLEQETPAPLASGHGTTHLGRTHGR from the coding sequence ATGAAGATCGGAGACCTCGCCGCCGCCAGCGACACCCCGGTGGAAACGATCCGGTACTACGAGCGCGCCGGGCTGCTGCCTGCGCCGCCGCGCACCGCATCGAACTACCGGCACTACGACGAAAGCCACGCGGCACGCCTGCGCTTCATCCGCCACTGCCGCGCGCTGGACCTGTCGCTGGACGAAATCCGCACGCTGCTGGAGCTGCGCGACCACCCGCAGGCCAGCTGCGCCGAGGCCAACGCCGTCATCGACGAGCACCTGGGCCACGTCGCGCAACGCATCCGCGAGCTGAAGCTGCTGCAGGCCCAGCTGCGCGAGCTGCGCTCGGCCTGCAACGGCGACGGCCCGGGCCGCGACTGCGGCATCCTCGGCCGGCTGGAGCAGGAAACCCCGGCCCCGCTGGCCAGCGGCCACGGCACCACCCACCTCGGGCGCACGCACGGGCGGTGA
- the ppk1 gene encoding polyphosphate kinase 1, whose product MKAEVSRRGAKLALLNRERAILEFNHRVLAQARRPDVPYLERLRYVCIVSSNLDEFFEVRFGDYLDASRLPDGGVSAGDLAEVAAAAHELITRQYAVFNDEVMPALQREGIVILNHAQRNAAQRRWVEQFFHRYVRPLLVPVGLDPAHPFPQVANKSLNFIVKLGGKDAFGRENGIAIVKVPRVLPRVIRLPDELAARGQQAFVLLSSVIRAHLEELFPGRPVEAFSQFRVTRDSDLAIDEQDVTNLRQALRTSLSTRHFGKAIRLEVVSSCPPELSAFLLHQFGLPDAALYRVNGPVNLVRLNQLIQQADAPALRFPRFEPAWPAALQRAVPIFEQLRQQDVLLHHPFESFEPVVQLLREAVYDPDVLAIKQTIYRTGAQSVLMDLLLEAARRGKEVMAVVELKARHDEEANINWAEQLEAVGAQVVYGVVGLKTHAKLLLITRREAGRSGPVLRRYAHLSTGNYNPRTARQYTDVGYLTADPDLTADVDTVFRQLASLTRLRAPRLLLMAPFTLHRQLLRHLGQVAEAAAAGRPARVVLKLNALTDVPLIEALVHAAQAGAQVDLVVRGACILPPGVKGWTERVRVRSVVGRFLEHSRVLYFRWGRGADEEVLYLSSADWMSRNMFRRIEVAWPVRDAALRQRIIDECLVPYLHDAKDAWRQLPDGRYERIGTDGPSAQQALLARYSVQPAVG is encoded by the coding sequence ATGAAAGCCGAGGTGTCCCGACGCGGCGCCAAGCTGGCGCTGCTCAACCGCGAGCGCGCGATCCTCGAGTTCAACCACCGGGTGCTGGCCCAGGCCCGGCGCCCCGACGTGCCCTACCTCGAGCGGCTGCGCTACGTCTGCATCGTCTCGTCCAACCTGGACGAGTTCTTCGAGGTGCGTTTCGGCGACTACCTCGACGCCTCGCGCCTGCCGGACGGTGGCGTTTCCGCCGGCGACCTCGCCGAGGTGGCGGCCGCGGCACACGAGCTGATCACCCGGCAGTACGCGGTGTTCAACGACGAGGTGATGCCGGCGTTGCAGCGCGAGGGCATCGTGATCCTCAACCATGCCCAGCGCAATGCCGCGCAGCGCCGCTGGGTCGAGCAGTTCTTCCATCGCTACGTGCGCCCGCTGCTGGTGCCGGTCGGGCTGGACCCGGCACATCCCTTCCCGCAGGTCGCGAACAAGTCGCTGAACTTCATCGTCAAGCTGGGCGGCAAGGATGCCTTCGGGCGCGAGAACGGCATCGCGATCGTCAAGGTGCCCCGCGTGCTGCCGCGCGTGATCCGCCTGCCGGACGAGCTCGCCGCGCGCGGACAGCAGGCCTTCGTGCTGCTGTCCAGCGTGATCCGCGCCCACCTGGAGGAGCTGTTTCCCGGCCGCCCGGTCGAGGCGTTCTCGCAGTTCCGCGTCACGCGCGACTCCGACCTGGCGATCGACGAGCAGGACGTGACCAACCTGCGCCAGGCGCTGCGCACGTCGCTCAGCACGCGGCACTTCGGCAAGGCGATCCGGCTGGAGGTGGTCAGCTCCTGCCCGCCGGAACTCTCGGCCTTCCTGCTGCACCAGTTCGGCCTGCCCGATGCGGCGCTGTACCGCGTCAACGGCCCGGTGAACCTGGTGCGCCTGAACCAGCTGATCCAGCAGGCCGACGCGCCGGCACTGCGCTTCCCGCGCTTCGAGCCGGCCTGGCCGGCGGCGCTGCAGCGCGCGGTGCCGATCTTCGAGCAGCTGCGCCAGCAGGACGTGCTGCTGCACCATCCCTTCGAGAGCTTCGAGCCGGTCGTGCAGCTGCTGCGCGAAGCCGTCTACGACCCGGACGTGCTGGCGATCAAGCAGACCATCTACCGCACCGGCGCGCAGTCGGTGCTGATGGACCTGCTGCTGGAGGCGGCGCGCCGCGGCAAGGAGGTGATGGCGGTCGTCGAGCTGAAGGCGCGCCACGACGAGGAAGCCAACATCAACTGGGCCGAGCAGCTGGAAGCGGTCGGCGCGCAGGTGGTCTACGGCGTGGTGGGCCTGAAGACGCACGCCAAGCTGCTGCTGATCACCCGGCGCGAGGCGGGCCGCAGCGGCCCGGTGCTGCGGCGCTACGCGCACCTGTCGACCGGCAACTACAACCCGCGCACCGCGCGGCAGTACACCGACGTCGGCTACCTCACCGCCGACCCGGACCTGACCGCCGACGTGGACACCGTGTTCCGGCAGCTGGCCAGCCTCACGCGGCTGCGTGCGCCGCGCCTGCTGCTGATGGCGCCGTTCACGCTGCACCGGCAGCTGCTGCGCCACCTCGGACAGGTCGCCGAGGCGGCCGCCGCCGGCCGGCCGGCGCGCGTGGTGCTCAAGCTCAACGCGCTGACCGACGTGCCGCTGATCGAGGCGCTGGTGCACGCGGCGCAGGCCGGCGCGCAGGTCGACCTGGTCGTGCGGGGCGCCTGCATCCTGCCGCCCGGCGTGAAGGGCTGGACCGAGCGGGTACGCGTGCGCTCGGTGGTCGGGCGCTTCCTGGAGCACTCGCGGGTGCTGTACTTCCGCTGGGGGCGCGGCGCGGACGAGGAGGTGCTGTACCTCTCCAGCGCCGACTGGATGAGCCGCAACATGTTCCGCCGCATCGAGGTCGCCTGGCCGGTGCGCGATGCGGCGCTGCGCCAGCGCATCATCGACGAGTGCCTGGTGCCCTACCTGCACGACGCCAAGGACGCGTGGCGGCAGCTGCCCGACGGTCGCTACGAGCGCATCGGCACCGACGGCCCGAGCGCACAACAGGCGCTGCTGGCACGCTACAGCGTGCAGCCTGCGGTCGGCTGA
- the argH gene encoding argininosuccinate lyase, which translates to MSESQLDKKSQAWSALFSEPMSELVKRYTASVNFDRRLWRADIQGSLAHAEMLAAQGVISADDHAAIQRGMAQITQEIESGQFEWKLELEDVHLNIEARLTQLVGDAGKRLHTGRSRNDQVATDVRLWLRDEIDVIAGLYTELQQALLDLAEKNVDAILPGFTHLQVAQPVSFGHHMLAYVEMFARDAERLADVRRRVNRLPLGAAALAGTSYPLDRERVARTLGMEGVCQNSLDAVSDRDFAIEFTAAASLAMVHVSRLSEELVLWMSQSFGFIDIADRFCTGSSIMPQKKNPDVPELARGKTGRVVGHLMGLITLMKGQPLAYNKDNQEDKEPLFDTVDTLKDTLRIFAEMVGGITVKREAMERAALRGYATATDLADYLVKKGLPFRDAHEVVAHAVKTAIQQGVDLSELPLATLQGFSPLVGEDVYEVLSLRGSLNARNILGGTAPEQVRAQIARHRARLAG; encoded by the coding sequence ATGTCCGAATCCCAACTCGACAAGAAGTCCCAAGCCTGGTCCGCGCTGTTTTCCGAGCCGATGAGCGAACTGGTCAAGCGCTACACCGCCAGCGTGAACTTTGACCGGCGCCTGTGGCGCGCCGACATCCAGGGCTCGCTGGCGCACGCCGAGATGCTGGCCGCCCAGGGCGTGATCTCGGCCGATGACCATGCGGCGATCCAGCGCGGCATGGCGCAGATCACGCAGGAGATCGAGTCCGGCCAGTTCGAATGGAAGCTCGAGCTGGAGGACGTGCACCTGAACATCGAGGCGCGCCTGACCCAGCTGGTCGGTGACGCCGGCAAGCGGCTGCACACCGGCCGCTCGCGCAACGACCAGGTCGCCACCGACGTGCGCCTGTGGCTGCGCGACGAGATCGACGTGATCGCCGGCCTGTACACCGAGCTGCAGCAGGCCCTGCTCGACCTCGCGGAGAAGAACGTCGACGCCATCCTGCCGGGCTTCACCCACCTGCAGGTCGCGCAGCCGGTCAGCTTCGGCCACCACATGCTGGCCTACGTGGAGATGTTCGCGCGCGACGCCGAGCGCCTGGCCGACGTGCGCCGCCGCGTCAACCGCCTGCCGCTGGGCGCCGCCGCCCTGGCCGGCACCAGCTACCCGCTGGACCGCGAACGCGTCGCGCGCACGCTGGGCATGGAAGGCGTGTGCCAGAACTCGCTGGATGCGGTGAGCGACCGCGACTTCGCGATCGAGTTCACCGCCGCGGCATCGCTCGCGATGGTGCACGTCTCGCGCCTGTCGGAAGAGCTCGTGCTGTGGATGAGCCAGAGCTTCGGCTTCATCGACATCGCCGACCGCTTCTGCACCGGCTCGTCCATCATGCCGCAGAAGAAGAATCCGGACGTGCCCGAGCTCGCGCGCGGCAAGACCGGCCGCGTGGTCGGCCACCTGATGGGCCTGATCACGCTGATGAAGGGCCAGCCGCTGGCCTACAACAAGGACAACCAGGAAGACAAGGAGCCGCTGTTCGACACCGTCGACACGCTCAAGGACACGCTGCGCATCTTCGCCGAGATGGTGGGCGGCATCACCGTCAAGCGCGAGGCGATGGAACGCGCCGCGCTGCGGGGCTACGCGACGGCGACCGACCTGGCCGACTACCTGGTCAAGAAGGGCCTGCCGTTCCGCGACGCGCACGAGGTGGTCGCGCACGCGGTGAAGACCGCCATCCAGCAGGGCGTGGACCTGTCGGAGCTGCCGCTGGCCACGCTGCAGGGCTTCTCGCCACTGGTGGGCGAGGACGTCTACGAGGTGCTGTCGCTGCGCGGCTCGCTCAACGCGCGCAACATCCTGGGCGGCACTGCGCCCGAGCAGGTGCGCGCCCAGATCGCGCGCCACCGCGCCCGCCTGGCCGGCTGA
- a CDS encoding sensor histidine kinase, whose amino-acid sequence MPPPGMPVRKARPAPPTSQFGTTTIFDHAVARPPATVSSPFDACRVGVVLRAVLFVHAVVAVAVSFVVHDLDDWLLTFAYGAGVALPATLAWLVVACALKKPLARLSEPVQWLVAAGLGAACAAYGWWQVGLLGLPFSHQVSQGAPLLAGTALAAALFYALRLRSRSELPAVTQARLTELQARIRPHFLFNTLNTAIALVRIDPARAEAVLEDLSELFRVALIESGSAVTLDEEIDLAQRYLAIEQIRFGERLKVTWELDDAAGGARVPPLLLQPLVENAVRHGIEPSPEGGWVRVRTTVRRGQAIISVTNSLPAAPAAGARGHGMALRNVKERLRLMHDVSAHFASGPERDTWRVQIAVPLA is encoded by the coding sequence TTGCCACCCCCCGGCATGCCCGTGCGCAAGGCGCGGCCGGCCCCGCCGACCAGCCAGTTCGGCACGACCACCATCTTCGACCATGCCGTCGCCCGGCCGCCGGCCACGGTGTCGTCGCCCTTCGACGCCTGCCGGGTGGGGGTGGTGCTGCGCGCGGTGCTGTTCGTGCATGCGGTGGTCGCGGTGGCGGTCAGCTTCGTCGTCCATGACCTCGACGACTGGCTGCTGACCTTTGCCTACGGCGCGGGTGTGGCGCTGCCGGCCACGCTGGCCTGGCTGGTGGTCGCATGCGCGCTGAAGAAGCCGCTGGCACGGCTGTCCGAGCCGGTGCAATGGCTGGTCGCCGCGGGGCTGGGGGCGGCCTGCGCGGCCTACGGCTGGTGGCAGGTCGGGCTGCTGGGGCTGCCGTTTTCGCACCAGGTGTCGCAGGGCGCGCCCCTGCTGGCCGGCACGGCCCTGGCCGCGGCGCTGTTCTATGCCCTGCGCCTGCGCTCGCGCAGCGAGCTGCCGGCCGTGACCCAGGCGCGCCTGACCGAACTGCAGGCGCGCATCCGCCCGCACTTCCTGTTCAACACGCTCAACACCGCGATCGCGCTGGTGCGCATCGACCCGGCCCGGGCCGAGGCGGTGCTGGAGGACCTGTCCGAGCTGTTCCGGGTCGCGCTGATCGAGTCGGGCAGCGCGGTGACGCTGGACGAGGAGATCGATCTCGCGCAGCGCTACCTCGCGATCGAGCAGATCCGCTTCGGCGAGCGCCTGAAGGTCACCTGGGAGCTCGACGACGCGGCCGGGGGGGCGCGGGTGCCGCCGCTGCTGCTGCAGCCGCTGGTGGAGAATGCCGTGCGCCACGGCATCGAGCCGTCGCCCGAAGGAGGCTGGGTGCGGGTGCGCACCACGGTGCGCCGCGGGCAGGCGATCATCTCGGTGACGAATTCGTTGCCGGCCGCCCCCGCGGCGGGCGCCCGGGGCCACGGCATGGCGCTGCGCAACGTCAAGGAGCGGCTGCGCCTGATGCACGACGTCAGCGCGCACTTCGCCTCCGGTCCCGAACGGGACACCTGGCGGGTGCAGATTGCGGTGCCGCTGGCCTGA